TACAATAGGAAGTATTGAAATTGGAGATCTTTTAAGCTTCTTTTCCAACCAATCCTATCTTTTGGCACGTAAAATCGAGCAGGCAGACTCCATAGAAGATCTCAAAAATGTTACAGATAAGTTTATCCAAATGGTAGAGATCTTGTACCATAAAGGCATTAAAACACGCTATTTAGCAAAACTTGTAAGCGAGCTTAATGAAAAAGTGTATAAAAAGGTCTATGATCTGACATTTTGTATAGATGGTACATTTTTGCTCCTTGGCAGCCAAGGAAGAGGTGAACAGCTTCTTAGAACTGACCAAGACAACGCCTTTATAGTAAAAAATCTGGCAGACAAACAAATTGCACTCAAAAAAGCCGAAGAGTTTATAGCTGCTCTGAAGCTTCTTGGCTATCCACGCTGCAAAGGCAATATTATGCTCAATACTCCGCTATGGAATAAAACTTCCAAAGAGTGGGAAGAGACTATACTTAGCTGGATCGAAGATCCAAATGAGACCCATTTGATGTATATGAGCATTTTTCTCGATGCCAAAGCAGTCTATGGAAATCATAAGCAACTTGAAAATCTCAAAAAGATAATTTTTGATCATGTAAGCGATAATTTAGCATTTCTAGCGCAAATGGCGCGACCTGTTATGCAGTTTGAAAATCCACTCAATATGTTTGGTTTTTTTCGCAAAACGCAACATATCGATCTTAAAAAAGGTGGGGTTTTTGCAGTTGTTCATGGAGCTAGAATCTTAGCATTGCAATACCATATCCACAATACAAATACAGTTGAGCGACTTAAAGAGATCAGCAATCTTGGCATTTTGGAAAAGAGCTTTGTTACCGATCTCATTGAAAGCTATGAGACACTCAACTCCTTTAGACTCAGAGCTTCACTGCACAATATACAAAAAGGATTAGATGCTACCAATAGCATCGATGTTACAACACTCAATAAACTAGAGCGAGATATATTGAAAGAGAGCTTTAAGACAATCGAAAAATTCAAAGAGTTTTTATCATACCACTATAAACTATCGATGGTGAGCTGATGTTTTGGCAAAAGTGGCTATATAGAGGTGATTTTAGGTTTCTTTTTGAACCATACAGTGGTGATGAAGTGATTTTTATCGATTGTGAAACAACTGGACTCGATCCCAAAAAAGATGAGATTGTTTCTATTGCATGTTTGCCTGTCAAAAAAGATAAGATACTTCTCTCGAAAGCACTCTACCTTGAAGTCAAACCACAGCATGATATCAGCGCCCAAAGTATCAAGATCCATCACTTAAGAGCTTGCGATCTGCAAGGTGCGATGGTTCCAAAAGAGGCAATTGAGAGAGTTTTATACTTCATCAAAAATCGCCCAGTAGCGGGGTATTATGTGGAGTTTGATGTGAAGATGATAAGTAAATATACCAAAAAGTTTTTTGGATTCACTCTTCCCAATAAACAGATAGAGGTTTCGGGACTCTACTACGACTATAAACAAAAAGCGATACCGCAAGGGTTTATTGATTTGAAGTTTGATACAATACTTAAAAGTTTGAATTTACCAAAATTCAAAGCACACAACGCCCTCAATGACACTATAATGGGTGCAATGATTTATCTTAAACTTACAAAAAGGAGATAGCATGGAAAAAGTACCTGTTTTTGACCCCACACCAAGGATTAAGGAGCGAGCTCGCATTAATTCTATGGATCAATATTGGCAAATGGTAAAAGAGGCTGAGAGTGATTATGAGGGATTTTGGGATAAACTCGCAAAAGAAAAAATCAACTGGCGTGAGCCTTATACAAAAGTGCTTGATGAAAGTGAAGCACCATTTTACAAATGGTTTGTAGGTGGAAAGCTCAACGTCACTGAACAGTGTATCGATAGACACTTAGAAACGAAAAAGAATAAAGCTGCAATCATCTGGGAAGGCGAGCCGGGAGACAAAAGAGTTATCACTTACTTAGAGCTCTACTATGAAGTGAACCGCTTTGCAAACTTACTGAAAAGCAAATTTGGGATTAAAAAAGGTGATAGAGTCGTTATCTATATGCCAATGATCCCTGAAGCCGCTTTTGCAATGCTTGCATGTGCACGTATTGGTGCAATTCATTCAGTGGTTTTTGGTGGATTTAGTGCTGAGGCATTGAGAGATAGAATCCAAGATGCTCAGGCAAAACTTGTCATCACTGCTGATGGTGCTTATAGACGAGGTAAGCCATATATGCTCAAACCCGTTGTGGATGTAGCGCTGGCAAAGGATTGCGAAAGCGTAGAAGCAGTTTTGGTTGTTAGAAGAAACAACGAAGAGATCAAATGGCATGACCATAGAGACTATGACTATAATGAGCTTATTAAAGATATGCCAGCACGCTGCGAACCAGAAATCATGGATAGCGAAGATCCACTCTTTTTGCTCTATACTTCTGGCTCTACAGGTAAACCAAAAGGGGTGCAGCACTCACAAGCTGGATATATCCTCTGGGCGCAACTTACGATGGAGTGGGTATTTGATATCAAAGATACCGACACCTACTGGTGTACAGCAGATGTTGGCTGGATTACAGGTCACACCTACATTGTCTATGGACCGCTTGCAGCGGGAGCAACAACCATGATGTATGAAGGAGTTCCAGTCTATCCAGATGCTGGGAGATGGTGGAGAATGATTGAAGAGTATAGAGTCAATCAGTTCTACACTGCTCCTACTGCCATCAGACTCCTTCATAAACTTGGAGCGGATGAGCCGGATAAGTATGATTTAAGCAGCCTCTATATCCTTGGAACCGTTGGAGAGCCTATCAACCCAGATGCTTGGATGTGGTATTTTGAAAAAGTGGGACGAGGGCAGTGCCCAATCGTTGATACATGGTGGCAGACTGAAACAGGAGGTCACATGATTAGTCCACTCCCAGGTGCAACTCCAATTAAACCGGGATCTGCAACATTCCCTCTTCCAGGAATCTTTGCTGAAATTATTGATACTGATGGCAACAAAAAAGAGCCAAACGAAAAAGGGTATCTTTGTATCACAAAACCTTGGCCTAGTATGATTCGAACCATCTGGGGAGATCCAGATAGATTTGTCAAAAGCTACTTTGGCACATGTAAAAAAGATGGAAAGCCAGTCTATTTTAGTGGTGATGGCGCAATATATGATGAAGAAGGGTATATCTGGATCACCGGACGTATGGATGATGTAATTAATGTAAGTGGTCACCGCTTAGGAACTGCTGAGATTGAAGCGGCTATCGGTCACCATCCAAGGGTTGCTGAGTGTGCAGTAGTTGGAAAGCCGCATGAGGTAAAAGGCGAAAGTGTTTTTGCATTTGTGGTACTCAAAGATGATGAAGGCGTAGCTGATGAGATGGAGCTCATTAAAGAGATCAATGAAGTAATCACTAAAGATATCGGACCACTTGCAAAATGTGATGAGATAGCATTTGTTCCAGGACTTCCAAAAACAAGAAGCGGTAAGATCATGCGAAGAATCCTCAGAAGCATTGCCAAAGGCGAAGAGATCAAACAAGATACCTCAACTCTTGAAGATCCTAGCGTAGTAGAAAAGATTATTCAAATTGTTCAAGGATAAGAGAGTTTTCTCTTATCCTTACAATCCACAACTCCCATTACTGCAACTCCCACCACCTAGATTAAAATCCTCTTCATAGCCACAGGCACTACATTTATACACTACATTGGATGTGCCGCTGCACCCTCCCTTTTTGGAGTTTTTTACATAGATTGCAGGCTCTTCACACTCTGGACAGATGCCTTGCTGCAGTTTTGAGAGATGTTCCCCTTTATGTTTGATATAAAGGTAATAGGCTAACGCACTTAATGCTATTAAGATTGTCACCACAATAAACATATACATAACTACTCTCTTGCAAAGACACTAGAAGTAGAGCAGATAGTTTGGAGCATATATTTTGCATCAAGATTTCCTCTACGATTTGCTTTTTTCCACCACTCAACCGCCTTGTTTTGATCTTTTTCTACTCCCCACCCTTCATAGTACATCATCCCAAGATAGTACATCGCTTCACCATCACCATTTTTAGCCAACTCTTTAAAAAGTGGCAACGCTTCATCAAATTTATCAGCTTCAAAAAGTGCTACTGCTTTTTGTAACATCTACCCTCCTTCTATCTCATGAAAATGGAGTTTCAACCCCTCTTGCATCATCACAAATCCACTAATGATTATTTTGCCCTCATGCACCATTTTATGGTGTTTTGCACAAAGGGGGATAAGATTATATTTGTGATTTGCTTTGAAATGATCGATAAAACCAGCTTTTGCTTTTGCCTTTGGGGCAATGTGGTGTACTTCCTCTACCGGTGCATTGCAAATAGCACACTTTGTTAAGTATACCTTCTTATTATAGCGGCTCTTTCTTTTTTGCTTCAAAAGCTCCGCTTCACTTTTTTCACCTGTGAGATTTTTGCGAATACTATATGCATACTCTAAAAATTTCCTATCCATATGAAGCGCTTTTGCAAACTCTAGCCCATACATAGTGCTTCCACTTCCAATTTGTAGCTTCCTATCATACACAAGCCTATCTTTCTCCTCATCATAGTACACACCAAGGTGCAAAAAGACAATATTTGAAAGCTCTGCAATAGCTTTAATGGAAGTGAGTTGGTGCAGATGTGTAGCAAAGATAAAGTAGCTTCCAATTTCACTAAGCCGCTTAATCGCTGCACTCACTATGGAGAGTGCTGAGTAAGTCTCTGTCCCATGGCTTATCTCATCTCCGAGTACTAGGGAATTTGCTGTAGCACGGTTAAAGATATTTTTGAGCTCCAACATCTCTATAGCAAAAGTAGAAAGCCCTTTGTAGAGATTATCTTTTGAGACTATTCTTGTAAAAATCTTATCTACCAAACCAAAGCGCATAGCAGCAGCTGGTACAAAAAAGCCAGCTTGCGCCATCACTACTGCAATCCCAACACTCTTCATGAGCGAGCTCTTGCCACTTGAGTTTATTCCATAAAGGAGCACTCCCCTTACCTCTTTGCCACTACTTGCCAAGGTAGTAATATGCTCATGCTCACTTGAAGGCTCACCTAGCAAAAGATCGTTTGGAACATAGATACCATTTTCTTCCCGTGACTCTATGATTGGATGGCGCAAGGCGATGAATTCGAGCTTTTGCTCTTTCGTAATCGTTGGTCTTGCATAGTTGTAGAGTTTGGCAACCTTTGCCCCACTAATTGCAAAGTCAAGCTCACCTATATAGCTAATGAGGCGCTCAAGCAGCGCACTGTAGCGTAGCTCAATCTCTTCAAGAGCCTCTTCATAACTCTTCTTCACTAGAGCAATGAGTTTTGCTTGCAGTGCGATATACTCTTGCGAGAGGTTATCAATATAGCTATTTGTAAGTTTAACGCTATTTTTCAATCGCTTAATGTGAAAATCTTTAAAAAAGTAGTGCTTCCCATCTATTGTGACAAAACTATTAAGGAGTTTTTCTTCAATAAGCTTATAGCGATTTTTAGTAAGGTTTATAAAAAAACCTTCACTCTCTAACCAACCTAAGGTTACAAAAGATTCATCTTTATCAAAAAAACTTTTTACATGCTGCGTGAAGTGCTCTAATTTTGTAAAAATATGCGCAATCTGCTCTTCAATGCGATCGATAAAGATATTAACACCTTCATTGAAAATATTTGCTTCAATTTGGTCGCGGCGAAATTTTGCAGTCTCTTCAAGATTGAAAATATGCTCTAACTCTGTGCGAAAACTATGGAGTTCTGCAAAATCAAACTGGGCAAGATCTTGGAGGCTCTCTTCAAGATCTCTATAAATTTTCTCTATCGCATAGAGCGAAGCATGCAGGTAGTTTATCTCAAAAGGATGGAGCTTTTTTAGCTTTATACGGCGCAAGATGCGCTCTATATCATAGACTTGTTTGAGAAGCTTTTCAAATTTTTCGTACCGCTCCAAAAATGTCTCTATAAGATCGTAGCGTCTTTGCAGCTCATTTGCATCTTGAATAGGATTGAGCAGACGCTCTTTAAGAAGCCTCTTTCCAATCGGTGTAGAGGTGTGATCAATGAGTTTGAGCAGCGTCATCTCTTCAGGATCGCGTGAGATGATATTGAGCTGCTCTAAAGCGTTGTTACCAAGGTAAACATAGTGTTTATTGCCCAAAAATATTGGACGCATAAGCTTTTGTACTAAAGCAGGATCATGCTCGATAATAAAATCGATTAAAATCGCCAGCGCTTCACTGCTATAGGGATAGCGCTCAAGATCGAGATACTCTATAGGTGAGAGAATGGAGTTAATGGAAAAAATCGAAGCAAAGAGAGAGTTTTGATAATCTATTTTGAGTCGTGAGCGATTGATATTGCAGGTATAGTGCTCAAGTTCAAGATAGTTTTGCACAAATTCTTGATCTACATTCCCATCATAAGTAATAACAATTTCATTTGTTTGATAGGTTTGCAAAAGTGTAAAAATCTCATCAAGTGCAAAAGTTTTGTCATCTTTTGTGGAGTAGAGTTGGTTGACATAGCATTTGCCAATAGTTACATCTACAGCTGCATAGCCAGCATAGTAACTTCCTCTATTTTGACCAATAATGAGTGAGACAATGAAGTTCTCATTTGGCTCAGCCTGATAGTCAAAATTGGTACCGGGAGAGATAATATTGGCAATATAGCGCTTGACATTTGGAGGCGCTCCCTTTTGGCGTATAAGGACGATTGTATATTTTTTGCTCTGCACGAGGCGACTAAGATAGCGATCAAGCGCAAAATTTGGCACTCCCGCCATCAAAGGGTTGGCTATAGAGTTTTCTATGATTGATTTATTTTTGCGAGTAAGTTGGATATTGAGAAACTCTGCTATCTCTTTAGCTTTTCCTATTTTTATCTCATCATTGTTGACCTCATACACTTCAAAAAAAGATCCTATCTCCATCAACACAACGGTATTGCTTCCATACTTTTGCTCAAAAAAGCGCTGCAGCTCAAAATATATTTCAGTTAAAAGACGCTTTTTGTCGTTTAGGATCTCATGGAGTCTTGCGAGGTCTTTTTCCAACTATACCCTTTTTTTGTATAATTTTAGCAAAAAAGGCACATAATGGAGCTTTGTGTAGCACTCGATCTCCCCTTGCGTGAACAAAATCTCACTCTTGCCAAAGAAATCAAAGAGTTCCCTGTCTGGCTTAAAGTTGGACTGCGCAGTTATATACGCGATGGCAAAGAGTTTATACAAGATCTCAAAGCAATTAATCCTGAGTTTAAAATCTTTGCAGATCTCAAACTCTACGATATTCCCAATACGATGGCAGATGCAGCCGAAGAGCTTGCAAAAATTGGCGTTGAGATGTTTAATATTCATGCAAGTGCTGGCAAAGAAGCTATGCAAACAGTTATGCAACGATTGGAGCAGTTTTCAAAGAGGCCTCTTGTACTTGCAGTCACAGTGCTTACATCTTTTAATGAAGAGCAGTTTCGCACTATCTACAACGCTTCTATCGATGAAAAGGCAACGCAATTTGCAAAAGATGCCTTTGATGCAGGCTTAGATGGAGTAGTTTGCAGTGTATATGAGAGCAAAAAAATAAAGCAGATTACTGCTCATAATTTTATTACTCTCACTCCTGGCATTCGCCCTTTTGGCGAAGATGCAGGAGATCAAAAGCGAGTTGCAGATATACCTATAGCAAAAGAGAACCGTAGTGACATCATTGTAGTTGGTCGTCCTATCTATAAAGCTAAAAATCCAAAAGAGGTTGTCCAAAAAATATTGACAAAATTGTGAATTTTTTCTATAATGCCAACTCCACAAGGACAGGTGGGTGAGCTGGCTGAAACCACCTCCCTGCTAAGGAGGCGTACCCATTGCGGGTACCGAGGGTTCGAATCCCTCCCTGTCCGCCACGACTTCAAAAATCCCGTAAAACTGGCTTTTTAACGGTTCAAATTAAAAAGTGTCAATTACTTTTGCAAAGCTATTGTTGTAATTCTGCTAAACTTTAATATGAGGATAAATTTTATATACTCTTCGCTATTCCCTCATATTTATCTATCCTATCACTTTGCTTAACCAGCTAAATATTTCAAAAATGAGCAAATATTAGAATTAAACCATTCTCAATGATTCTTTTTAGATAATCCTCTTTTTAAACTATAGCATCTTGGATAATCAACTTAGAGAATCTTTATACTTCTCAATGCAAAAGTAGCAAAAATTTGAATAAATTCAATAATGAAACCAGAATAAAAATATATTCTATGTTTTTCAGCAATGATTTCTTATCTTCAAATAAGTTAAATTGTTATTAAGTTTTTATTCAATATTATTTAAATATACTTTTTGAAATTTATAGTAATAATAAAGGAAAATATCATGAAAAGAGATCTTTTAAAAATGATCTTTTTTGGTTTAGTGATATCACTATTTTTTGGTATAGCAAATCCAGCAAAAGCAGATCATTGGATAAAAGCATATGGTCTGGATAGTTTTGATGAGTTCAATTCTATCATAAAAACAGATAACGGATATATTGCTGCTGGAAGGGTAGGAGGTAATGCATGGATAATGAAATTGGATGACAATGGAAATATAACTTGGCAAAAAAGTTATGGTGAGGATGATTCTGATTGGTTAAATTCTATCATAAAAACAGATAATGGATATATCGCTGCTGGAAGAAAAAGAGGTAATGCATGGATAGTGAAATTTGATGAAAATGGAAATATAACTTGGCAAAAAAGTTATGGTGGGGATAGTTCTGATGAGTTCAACTCTATCATAAAAGCAGATAACGGATATATTGCTGCTGGATATACATATTCTTTTTCTATTGAGGTAGGATATGCTGATGCATGGATAATGAAGATAAATGAAGATGGAACTATTGCTTGGCAAAAAAGGTATGGTGGAAGTAATGATGATAGGATCAATTCCATCGTAAAAATAGATGATGGATATATTGCTGCTGGAGATAGTAGTGGTGATGGATGGATAATGAAAATAAATGAAGATGGAACTATTGCCTGGCAAAAAAGTTATGGTGGAAGTAATAATGATAGGATCAATTCCATCGTAAAAATAGATGATGGATATATTGCTGCTGGAGATAGTAGTGGTGATGGATGGATAATGAAAATAAATGAAGATGGAACTATTGCCTGGCAAAAAAGTTATGGTGGAAGTAATGGTTATTGGATCAATTCTATCGTAAAAATAGATAATGGATATATCGCTGCTGGAAGTACATATTCTTTTGGAACAGGAAATGGAGATGCATGGATAATGAAATTGGATGACAATGGAAATATAATTTGGCAAAAAAGGTATGGTGAGGATGGTTCTGATTGGATCAATTCTATCATAAAAACAGATAATGGATATATCACTGCTGGAAGAACATCTTTGGGAGCAGGAAATGGTGATGGATTTGTTCTTAATCTTGATCAAGATGGAAATGTAAATAATTGTGAAATCATAAAAACTTCTTATGCAGAGATAGAAGACACAACTGTACAACCTGTAGATACAGCAATTGTTCCAGTTGATACAGATGCAAATCCAGTTGATACACTTGTAACACTTCATGAAACTAATATAAGTATATATACAATATGCAAATCTGTTGCCACTGTAGCTGTACCTCTTTTTGGACCTTTTGGTTATCTTGTCTTAATAACTCTACTAGGTTTCTTTGGATATAGAAAATCAAGATAAAAGTGGGGGGGTTTTCCCGCTTTTTAAAAGGTGGAATTCAAATTTTTAGTATTCCCTATATTTGCTAAAAATACACAATCTAAAAGCTCCATGGTGTAGAAATAGAAGAGTTTTTTGTTCCAAGAATAGAAAAGATACAACTTCATCAAATTAAACCTTTTCATTTACATATGCTTTTTACTGTTGAAAAAGGGTCTAATGAAAATAGAGTAAAAGAGCATGTTATCAAAGAATTAAAAAATATTCTTAAATTTTTATCATTGGAAAATATTGTTAAAGTTACAGCACAAAAAGTAGAAGATATTCCACTTGATAAAAAAACAGGAAAATTTAAAATAATATATCCTTATAAAGAGAAAAAATAATAGTCGTTACGTCAGAAAAGACAAAAAGAAGATGTAACACCAAGTACTTTGGTTACCTTGCTATGAAATATAACTTGAAATGTTTCTTAGTACCTTAAATATGCAGAAAAAGAGTTCTCTACTACTCTTTTTAGATAACTTAGTTAGGTATCGAAAATATCACACAGAATTAATTGACATAGATACATTTCTAATAAAACTTGATTAATATTTAATCAAGTCGTTATTTGATAATATTTATAGAAAATGAATGAAAAAGGAGAGGAAATGAAAAGAGATCTTTTGAAAACGATCTTTTTTGGTTTAGTGGTATCAGTTTTTTTATAGCAAATCCAGCAAAAGCGGATCATTGGATAAAAGCTTATGGTGGGGATCAAAATGATGAGATCAATTCCATCATAAAAACGGATGGTGGATATGTTGCTGCTGGATATACAGAATTTTTTGGAGCAAGAGGGACTGCTGCATGGATAATGAAGCTAAATGAGGATGGAACGATTGCTTGGCAAAAAGGTTATAAAGCTGTTCCTGGTGCTTATCTCCTTTCTATCATAAAAACGGATGGTGGATATGTTGCTGCTGGAGATATAATAAGTGATCCGCCTAGTGGATGGATAATAAAGATAAATGAAGATGGAAGTATTGCTTGGCAAAAAACATATTGGGATGGTTTCTATTTCTACTCTATCATAAAAACAGATAACGGATATATTGCTGCTGGATATAGTAGTGGTCCTGGATATAGTAGTGGTGATGGATGGATAATGAAAATAAATGAAGATGGAACTATTGCTTGGCAAAAAAGATATGGTGGGAATAAGAAGGATAAGATCAATTCTATCATAAAAACAGATGATGGATATATTGCTGCTGGATATACAGAATCTTTTGGAGCAGGAAAGTCTGATGCATGGATAATAAAGCTTAATGGAGATGGAAGCATAGCCTGGCAAAAAAGGTTTGGCGGAGATGAGGATGATTTTATCAATTCTATCATAAAAACAGATGATGGATATGTTGCTGCTGGATATACAGAATCTTTTGGGGCAGGAGAGGATTATGATGCATGGATAACGAAGTTAAATGAAGATGGAGATATCGTTTGGCAATATAGATATGGTGGGGACAAGAAGGATAGGATCAATTCTATCATAAAAACAGATGATGGATATATTGGAGCAGGAGTAATAGATTCTACAATGGTAGAAAGTGGAGATGCGTGGATAATGAAGATAAATGAAGATGGAGACATAATTTGGCAAAAAAGGTATGGCGAAGATAATAAAGATGAGATTAATTCTATCATAAAAACAGATGATGGATATGTTGCCGCTGGAGGAACAGTTTCTTTTGGAGCAGGAAATATGGATGGATTTGTTCTCAATCTTGATCAAGATGGAGATGTAAATGGTTGTGAAATCATAAAAACTTCTAATGCAGCAAGATATCCAACAACTGCACAAACTAACAATATAGTTCAAGATCCCGTAGATTTTGATGTAAACCATGTGTCTGATTCAGATGCAACAATTAGTGATCTAGACGTAAATATATATACAATATGCAAATCTGTTGCCACTGTAGCTGTACCTCTTTTGGGACCTTTTGGCTATCTTGTTTTAATAACTCTATTAGGTTTCTTTGGATATAGAAGATCAAGATAAAAGCGGGAATTTTCCCGCCTTTTAAAGGATGGAATTCAAATTTAGTATTCTTTTTATTTGCAACCCAAAAGCTTCAATCACTTCATACAAAATAATCATATATCCTGTTGGCTGATCAAAAAATATGAAAGAACAAGAGCAATAATGGCACTAATGATTCCAAAGATCAAAAAGCGGAGTCATCTACCTTTACACCAAAGCTGAAAAACAATGTATAAAAAGGCTTTTAATCAAGTTTTGTGGCAGAGCAAATAAAGCCTAATTTACTAAAAAACTCCAAATATTTTAAGCTAAAATAACAATTACACTAGCCATTGCCTAAAATCTTTTTGTTTAGAGACAAAAGAAATGAGAAACTCTTCCGAAAAAGCAAACATAAATAGAAACATAATCTGATATTTGCCATCAAAGAAAGCAATGAGCAGCTATTATAAGCAATATACCTAATACTCGACTCTTTTTGCAAAAGAACGGCAATTTTTTGGCCATAGCTATTTCCTCTTATTTCTTACATAAATTGCTTTTGGTCCGTTGAAGCTTTTACGCTCATCTATTTCAAAAAGTCCTGTAGCTTTGACTAATTCACTAAGTTTTTTATAACCATAGTTTCTTGGATCAAATTGTGGTGACTGCTTAGCAATATAGTTTCCCAATGCTCCTAGATGTGCCCAACCACTCTCATCACTTGTTGCATCAGCAGCCTCTTGCAAAAGACGTATCAGTTTTTTATCACGCCTAAGCTCCTGCGTACTCCATCTCTTTTGGTTCTCTTCACTCTGTTCATCGGCTCTTAAAACCTCTGTATAGATAAATTTGTCACAGGCTGCTACAAACGGTAGTGGAGTCTTCTTTTCCCCAAATCCATATACCATCAAACCAGACTCTCTGATTCTTGATGCAAGCTTTGTAAAGTCGCTATCACTACTTACGATACAAAAACCATCAAAATTTCCTGAATAGAGAAGATCCATAGCATCAATAATCATGGCACTATCTGTAGCATTTTTGCCTGTAGTATAACCAAACTGTTGTATAGGCTGAATAGAGTGGGTAAGCAGCACTTCCTTCCAGCCTTTGAGTTTTGGACTTGTCCAATCACCATATATTCTTTTCACATAGGCTGTACCATATTTTGCGATCTCTGCCAATAGCGCATCAATAATAGAAGGCTGTGCGTTGTCTGCATCGATGAGGACTGCTAGTTTTTGAGGTTTTTCCATACTGCTACTTTTTTACTATAATTATACAAAAAGACTTAGAATGCGACTCTTTATCGATGCTGATGCACTCCCTAATATGCTGAAGCCTCTTTTGCTCAAAGCAATAACAAGATACACAATTCCCACATATATTGTTTCTAATAAGCCTGTATCTATCGGATCTTCACCCTTTATCCAGTCAATTATTGTAGACCAAGGTAT
The Nitratiruptor tergarcus DSM 16512 genome window above contains:
- the pyrF gene encoding orotidine-5'-phosphate decarboxylase, which codes for MELCVALDLPLREQNLTLAKEIKEFPVWLKVGLRSYIRDGKEFIQDLKAINPEFKIFADLKLYDIPNTMADAAEELAKIGVEMFNIHASAGKEAMQTVMQRLEQFSKRPLVLAVTVLTSFNEEQFRTIYNASIDEKATQFAKDAFDAGLDGVVCSVYESKKIKQITAHNFITLTPGIRPFGEDAGDQKRVADIPIAKENRSDIIVVGRPIYKAKNPKEVVQKILTKL
- a CDS encoding NYN domain-containing protein, encoding MEKPQKLAVLIDADNAQPSIIDALLAEIAKYGTAYVKRIYGDWTSPKLKGWKEVLLTHSIQPIQQFGYTTGKNATDSAMIIDAMDLLYSGNFDGFCIVSSDSDFTKLASRIRESGLMVYGFGEKKTPLPFVAACDKFIYTEVLRADEQSEENQKRWSTQELRRDKKLIRLLQEAADATSDESGWAHLGALGNYIAKQSPQFDPRNYGYKKLSELVKATGLFEIDERKSFNGPKAIYVRNKRK